DNA sequence from the Thermodesulfovibrionales bacterium genome:
GTCTTCGACGGACTTTTCCCTGCACCGGAGACCGACCTTTTCCATCACAGCCAGTACCTCCTCCTCCTGGCCTGTAAGAATGCCGGAGAGGAGCACAAGGCCGGCTTTGTCGAGGCGAATCGGAATTTCAGGGGCCATCGATTTTATGATCTCGGAGAAGAGATTCGCGGCAATGAAATCGAAGGAGCCTTCGGCTGCCGTTATATCCCCCTCTTTGATAATGATGTTATCGAGGTGGTTATGGGCGATATTTCTGACCGCAGCATCAACGGCCAACGGATCGGTGTCCACGCCGACCACCTCCTGAAATCCGATCTTCGAGGCGCCTATTGCCAGGATGCCCGTGCCTGTACCGACATCGAGGAAGCGACCCCTGGCGCAACTGCAGGCATGCCTTTGGATAAGAAGGAGGCAGTTCTTCGTGGTCTGGTGATGGCCGGTCCCAAAGGCCATGCCCGGGTCAATAATGATGGTTATTCGGTCAGGTCGCTCTTGTTCCCACGGCGGGATGATCGAGAATATGTCACCTGCATCGATGGGCTGGAACTTCTTTTTCCAGGATTCGTTCCAGTCCCTCTCCGAGAGGAAGACATAATCAAAGGTGAAATCAGGGTTCAGGCCGGATTCCTCTAAGACCTTTCTGAAGGAGATGAGTTCGTCCCTGAGTTTTACGATGTCATGGCTATCTTTGAAGTAGGCGAGAATCTTCTCTCCATAATCCGTAATGCCGAGACACCCCATCTCGGACATCCTGTTCACAAGGGCGTCTTTCGATTCTTCAGATACGTTCACAGTGAATTCGTAATAGGCCATCTCTTCTCCCTGCCTGATTCGATATCGACTCAATTATAATCGTTGATACCATTTATGTCTAACATTAGGGCCGGCCGCTCCTCCCGGCGATGCTCCCAGTGCCGCAAAACCGATCATCCGTTCTTCTCATGGCGTGCTGAAAGGAGACAGTCTGATCCATGCTACCTCTGTTGTCTTGTCTTTGGGAGCGAAGAGATTGTACAATTCCTTAGCGGGGCATGCTCCATCGTATGGGGCATTATATGCGATGCCGGAGTCGAAAGGGGAAGATGCAGGTGTTCGGCAGATTCTTTACCTGGGCTGTGGATTCTGAAACAAAGGGAGAGCTCGATCTACTCAAGAAAGTTCTCCTCTTCAAGGG
Encoded proteins:
- a CDS encoding 50S ribosomal protein L11 methyltransferase, which produces MAYYEFTVNVSEESKDALVNRMSEMGCLGITDYGEKILAYFKDSHDIVKLRDELISFRKVLEESGLNPDFTFDYVFLSERDWNESWKKKFQPIDAGDIFSIIPPWEQERPDRITIIIDPGMAFGTGHHQTTKNCLLLIQRHACSCARGRFLDVGTGTGILAIGASKIGFQEVVGVDTDPLAVDAAVRNIAHNHLDNIIIKEGDITAAEGSFDFIAANLFSEIIKSMAPEIPIRLDKAGLVLLSGILTGQEEEVLAVMEKVGLRCREKSVEDIWVSLVLSR